The Podospora bellae-mahoneyi strain CBS 112042 chromosome 7, whole genome shotgun sequence genome includes a window with the following:
- a CDS encoding hypothetical protein (EggNog:ENOG503NWUG; COG:O; MEROPS:MER0047718) has translation MVRLDLATVLLALAAAVNAIQVDTPEVLPGAYIVEYENDQDTNAFVRKFGGRASLRKDLRFKLFKGASIQFKDTKNAEEMAAKVAKLPTIKRIFPVRRYPIPQHDVLSTGDDAAALVKRQLGGNVTNSFSPHLMTQVNKFKEAGITGKGIKIAVIDTGIDYTHPALGGCFGPGCLVSYGADLVGDAFNGANQPRPDNDPVDNCNGHGTHVAGIIAAQSNNPYGIVGAAEGVQLGAYRVFGCQGDVGNDLLIAAYNMAYEAGSDIITASIGGASGWSEDPWAAVVSRIVENGVPCVVSAGNDGAAGVFYASTAANGKQVTAIASVDNVITPALLANATYQIDSKSEFFGFTGGDPQSWNSVSLPLWTVNYNTTDEAHGCDPYPASTPNLSGYIVLIRRGSCTFVQKVENAVAKGARYVIFYNNVPGTLSVTARVPGLSAVATIPSGTGELWVKALESGKRVLVNMANPSTAPKFLANFDNPTSGGYLSSFTSWGPTFEVESKPQFSTPGGYILSTYPRLLGSYGVLSGTSMACPLAAAIYALVMNVRGTKDPKTIENLLSSTAKPNLFRRDGVSSPYLAPVPQQGAGLVQAWDAAKATTLLSTSGLSFNDTDHFNPVQTFTVSNTGSSSVTYSLSNVGAATAYTYSSPGALTPASLPSVELTGNFASLAFTPSTFTLGAGQRRIVTVKATAPTGLDVKRLPVYSGYIAINGSDSSALSLPYLGVAGSLHSVVVLNSDNTLLARARDSTNSPVAANLTFTLPPPGQSNITAVRNRADMPKLVVTLAMGSAMIRVDVVPLTNCSTAAQNAKVVFGTRTLGQPEEFPSWYNPRGTLQYAWDGRLADGSYVPAGRYKLTVRALRIFGDESKSEEYDVTETVPFRIRYLTEGKTQKRKRFVKGKRALWTVGVERRQTPEQCEADERTLKQ, from the exons ATGGTCCGGTTAGATCTCGCGACTGTGTTGCTGGCGTTGGCAGCCGCAGTGAATGCGATACAGGTTGACACGCCCGAAGTCCTGCCAGGTGCATACATTGTTGAGTATGAGAATGATCAG GATACCAATGCTTTTGTCCGCAagtttggggggagggcgtcACTTCGCAAAGACTTGCGCTTCAAACTGTTCAAGGGTGCGTCGATTCAGTTCAAGGACACCAAGAATGCCGAAGAAATGGCGGCCAAGGTGGCCAAGCTGCCCACCATCAAGCGAATCTTCCCTGTGCGACGGTACCCGATCCCACAGCACGATGTTCTTTCGACGGGTGacgatgctgctgccctcGTCAAGCGCCAGCTTGGCGGCAACGTCACCAACAGCTTCTCGCCGCACCTGATGACACAGGTAAACAAGTTCAAGGAGGCAGGAATCACAGGAAAGGGCATCAAGATTGCCGTTATCGACACGGGT ATCGATTACACTCACCCGGCTCTCGGGGGTTGCTTTGGTCCAGGCTGCTTGGTTTCCTACGGGGCTGATCTAGTGGGTGATGCGTTCAACGGTGCGAACCAGCCGAGACCAGACAACGACCCCGTTGATAACTGCAATGGCCACGGCACACACGTTGCGGGTATTATTGCTGCTCAGTCAAATAATCCCTACGGTATCGTCGGAGCCGCCGAGGGCGTGCAGCTGGGCGCCTACCGTGTGTTTGGCTGCCAGGGCGATGTGGGCAATGACCTCTTGATTGCTGCTTACAACATGGCATATGAGGCTGGAAGCGACATCATCACAGCCTCTATTGGCGGTGCATCAGGCTGGAGCGAGGACCCTTGGGCTGCCGTCGTCTCACGAATTGTGGAGAACGGCGTGCCATGTGTTGTGTCGGCTGGAAATGATGGCGCTGCCGGTGTCTTTTATGCTTCGACCGCGGCCAACGGCAAGCAGGTGACTGCCATTGCGTCTGTCGACAACGTCATCACGCCCGCGCTTCTTGCCAACGCGACCTACCAAATCGATTCCAAGAGCGAGTTCTTTGGCTTTACTGGCGGCGACCCGCAAAGCTGGAACAGTGTCAGCCTCCCACTATGGACTGTTAACTATAACACGACAGATGAGGCTCACGGATGCGACCCTTATCctgcctccacccccaatcTCTCTGGCTACATTGTGCTGATCCGTCGTGGCTCTTGCACCTTTGTGCAAAAGGTTGAGAATGCTGTTGCGAAGGGAGCCAGGTATGTCATATTTTACAACAACGTCCCAGGCACACTCAGCGTAACAGCGCGAGTGCCGGGTCTGTCGGCTGTTGCTACCATTCCCTCCGGTACGGGCGAGCTGTGGGTGAAGGCATTGGAATCCGGGAAAAGAGTGCTGGTCAACATGGCCAACCCGTCCACGGCCCCCAAGTTCCTCGCCAACTTTGACAATCCGACAAGCGGTGGTTATCTCAGCAGTTTTACCAGCTGGGGTCCTACCTTTGAAGTGGAATCCAAGCCTCAATTCTCCACCCCTGGTGGCTACATTCTGTCAACCTACCCTCGTCTTCTCGGTTCATATGGCGTTCTTTCAGGCACCTCGATGGCTTGCCCCTTGGCGGCGGCCATCTACGCCCTGGTCATGAACGTCCGCGGCACCAAGGACCCAAAGACGATTGAGAACTTGCTGTCATCTACAGCAAAACCCAACCTGTTCCGCCGGGATGGTGTATCCTCCCCATATCTGGCTCCTGTTCCCCAACAGGGTGCTGGCCTGGTGCAGGCATGGGATGCTGCCAAGGCTACGACCCTGCTCAGCACCTCTGGCCTTTCTTTCAACGATACAGATCACTTCAACCCTGTTCAAACATTCACCGTCTCCAACACGGGTTCGTCATCGGTCACTTACTCTCTGAGCAATGTCGGTGCCGCTACTGCCTACACTTATAGCTCACCCGGCGCTCTCACGCCTGCTTCTCTCCCCAGTGTCGAGCTGACAGGTAACTTTGCCTCCCTGGCGTTTACCCCTtccaccttcaccctcggAGCTGGCCAACGCAGGATCGTCACAGTCAAGGCGACGGCACCCACCGGCCTCGACGTGAAGCGGTTGCCCGTTTATTCTGGTTACATCGCCATCAACGGCTCCGATAGTTCGGCTCTTTCCCTCCCCTATCTCGGTGTTGCTGGCTCCCTTCACTCGGTTGTTGTCCTTAACAGCGACAACACCCTGCTTGCACGGGCCCGCGACAGCACCAACTCTCCTGTGGCGGCAAATCTGACCTTCACCTTGCCCCCACCTGGACAATCCAACATCACAGCCGTCCGCAACCGCGCCGATATGCCCAAGCTCGTGGTGACACTGGCTATGGGTAGCGCCATGATCCGCGTCGACGTCGTGCCCCTGACCAACTGTTCGACAGCAGCGCAGAACGCCAAGGTCGTGTTTGGTACTCGCACTCTTGGCCAGCCAGAGGAGTTCCCCAGCTGGTACAACCCCCGCGGGACCTTGCAGTACGCCTGGGATGGCAGGCTCGCTGATGGAAGCTACGTTCCTGCGGGTAGGTACAAGCTCACGGTGAGAGCATTGAGGATATTTGGAGATGAGTCCAAGTCCGAAGAATATGATGTCACGGAGACTGTGCCGTTCAGGATACGGTATCTGACTGAGGGCAAGACgcaaaagaggaagaggtttgtcaaggggaagagggcgctATGGACGGtcggggtggagaggaggcagaCGCCGGAGCAGTGTGAGGCTGACGAGAGGACTCTCAAGCAGTGA